Proteins from a single region of Punica granatum isolate Tunisia-2019 chromosome 8, ASM765513v2, whole genome shotgun sequence:
- the LOC116189507 gene encoding proline-rich receptor-like protein kinase PERK1: MASPQGITFSFPYFQQPPAAATHPPPPQPDKFPPPWPHVLPPPPPVPHPVAPPPPHVLPPPTPHTHPFAPPPPHIHPPPHPLPPPPAPDHPHHTVIIVVVISCGGLLFGAFLAAALFCFLKKRKKKTRKETEVIHFDEHRKVKEKIVKGLHGTEAVVLSIEDDIHISEEVKKDEKVSKGSHNKDLDITETSEGFGTNAEAGGGAPGGPAGEQHHYHFHQHHLENKS; encoded by the coding sequence ATGGCATCTCCTCAAGGCATCACCTTCAGCTTCCCATACTTCCAACAGCCACCAGCAGCCGCCACTCACCCACCTCCACCGCAGCCGGATAAGTTCCCTCCCCCGTGGCCTCATGTTctccctccaccaccaccAGTCCCCCATCCTGTGGCCCCGCCACCACCCCACGTCCTCCCTCCACCAACTCCCCATACCCACCCGTTTGCTCCCCCGCCACCACACATCCACCCACCACCGCACCCATTGCCACCACCGCCTGCCCCAGACCACCCCCACCACACGGTCATAATCGTCGTGGTCATCTCATGCGGGGGCCTCCTCTTCGGTGCATTCCTTGCGGCAGCCTTGTTCTGCTTCCTCAAGAAGCGGAAGAAGAAGACGCGGAAAGAAACCGAGGTCATTCACTTCGACGAGCACCGCAAggtaaaagagaaaattgtGAAAGGGCTGCATGGGACCGAAGCGGTCGTACTATCGATCGAGGATGATATCCACATTTCCGAAGAGGTTAAGAAGGATGAGAAGGTTAGCAAAGGGAGCCATAATAAAGATTTGGATATTACTGAGACCTCCGAGGGTTTCGGTACCAATGCGGAAGCCGGGGGAGGAGCTCCGGGTGGCCCTGCAGGAGAACAACACCACTACCATTTCCACCAGCACCACCTTGAGAACAAATCCTAA
- the LOC116189506 gene encoding glycolipid transfer protein 3-like, which yields MKRRREMEKARTEIRSAIEELSLMVKLNPAMVKPNDCSVIQDHHDDQQHDREQHQHHGQSHQAIPTRPFLSLCTLVVQVLDKIGPTMAVLRQDIHQNIQRLETVFESEPSRYSSIDEILKMEAHEGIARKTTSCSRAFVWLTRSMEFTVALLQRLAMDPGLSMEQAVEDAYAVTLKPWHGWISSAAFRVATKLVPDNKTFIDLLAAKDQSRESLVEEMQTFISLLAPFLEEIHSALKLYSLERIKST from the exons ATgaaaaggagaagagagaTGGAGAAAGCAAGAACTGAGATAAGATCCGCCATTGAAGAGCTCTCCCTGATGGTCAAACTGAACCCTGCCATGGTCAAGCCCAATGATTGCTCTGTCATCCAAGACCATCATGATGATCAACAACATGATCGAGAACAACATCAACATCATGGCCAATCCCATCAAGCTATCCCCACAAGGCCTTTCCTTTCTCTTTGCACCTTGgttgttcaagttcttg ATAAGATAGGCCCGACAATGGCTGTTCTCAGACAAGACATTCATCAGAACATTCAG AGATTGGAGACGGTCTTTGAATCTGAACCATCAAGATACTCGAGCATAGACGAGATATTAAAAATGGAGGCTCATGAAGGCATTGCAAGGAAGACTACGAGCTGTAGCAGAGCGTTTGTCTGGCTGACCAG ATCGATGGAATTTACTGTGGCTTTGTTACAGAGACTGGCAATGGATCCAGGGCTGAGCATGGAGCAGGCAGTGGAAGACGCGTATGCCGTCACCTTGAAGCCATGGCATGGCTGGATTTCTTCGGCCGCCTTCAga GTGGCTACGAAATTGGTGCCGGATAACAAAACCTTCATAGACCTCCTCGCGGCGAAAGACCAAAGCCGGGAGAGTCTTGTGGAGGAAATGCAGACATTCATTTCATTACTTGCACCTTTCCTGGAAGAGATCCACTCTGCTTTG AAACTATACAGCTTGGAGAGGATAAAATCGACTTAA
- the LOC116189505 gene encoding putative UDP-glucuronate:xylan alpha-glucuronosyltransferase 3, whose product MAGPASSPIEPRIRASASSPEEENFRRETEKKYLKDVEIAVHLPVRDWDLNCKKPTFSLLLIFILWGSFRTLYHSSTIFIADLPSTSSPRPHSLASLKTQTAESLAQDPRYLSSLNIDWDEISRIIEKLNNLDEYPGIGLLNFDEKEIGQWKQLFPETEQLILHLERAPGNLTWEMLYPEWIDEEEESVIPSCPSLPQLQVPHKPRIDLIAVKLPSGRSSRDVARLHLQLEAARLAASSKIQHQIHVLLVTDHFPIPNLFSCKELVAREGNAWLYKPDPFRLLEKVRLPIGSCELALPIEPEGPFYSEGSGREAYATILHSAQAYVCGAIVAAQSIRATGSNRDLVALVDETISDDDRVGLEAAGWKIYTIQRIRNPRAQEGSYNEWNYSKFRLWQLTDYDKIVFIDADLLVLRNIDFLFGMLEISARGNNATLFNSGVMVIEPCNCTFDLLMDHIDEIVSYNGGDQGYLNEMFTWWHRMPRRMNFLKHFWEGDSEESKRRKTDLFGADPPALYVIHYLGHKPWLCFRDYDCNWNVGFYREFASDAAHKTWWKVHDSMPGNLQRYCLLRTRQKAALEWDRRQAEMANFEDGHWRMEINDDRLRTCVENFCSWESMLLHWGEQNWADN is encoded by the exons ATGGCCGGACCCGCATCTAGCCCCATCGAACCCAGAATCAGAGCCTCCGCTTCGTCACC agaagaagagaacTTCCGGAGAGAGACTGAGAAGAAGTATCTCAAAGATGTGGAAATTgctgtccaccttcccgttcGAGATTGGGACCTTAACTGCAAGAAACCAACCTTCAGCCTCCTCCTCATCTTCATCTTGTGGGGATCTTTCCGAACACTATACCACTCTTCGACGATTTTTATCGCCGATCTTCCCTCCACTTCCTCCCCTCG TCCGCATAGCCTGGCCTCTCTGAAGACTCAAACAGCAGAGAGCCTTGCCCAGGATCCTCGATACTTATCCTCTTTAAACATCGACTGGGATGAAATCTCAAGAATTATCGAGAAGCTAAATAATTTAGACGAGTATCCAGGAATTGGACTGCTAAACTTTGATGAGAAAGAAATTGGCCAGTGGAAGCAACTGTTTCCAGAGACCGAGCAACTCATCTTGCACCTAGAACGTGCTCCTGGAAACTTAACATGGGAGATGCTATATCCCGAATGGatagatgaagaagaagagtcgGTGATTCCCTCTTGCCCTTCTCTTCCTCAACTTCAAGTTCCCCATAAACCGAGGATCGATCTCATTGCTGTGAAGCTTCCATCAGGGAGATCCTCGAGAGACGTGGCTCGATTGCACTTGCAGCTCGAAGCTGCTCGACTCGCTGCATCTTCCAAAATTCAGCATCAAATTCATGTGCTTCTCGTGACCGATCACTTCCCGATCCCGAATCTCTTCTCATGCAAGGAATTAGTTGCTCGAGAGGGGAATGCTTGGCTTTACAAGCCCGACCCGTTTAGGCTGCTAGAAAAGGTTCGGCTTCCCATCGGATCTTGTGAACTGGCCTTGCCTATCGAGCCTGAAG GGCCATTTTATTCGGAGGGATCAGGTCGAGAAGCCTATGCTACAATCCTTCACTCTGCCCAAGCTTATGTCTGCGGGGCTATTGTTGCAGCACAGAGCATAAGAGCCACCGGCTCAAACAGGGACCTTGTGGCACTTGTCGATGAAACAATCAGCGATGATGACAGAGTAGGCCTGGAGGCTGCAGGCTGGAAAATCTACACGATTCAGAGGATAAGGAACCCAAGGGCCCAGGAAGGGTCCTACAACGAGTGGAACTATAGCAAGTTCCGCCTCTGGCAGCTGACTGACTATGACAAGATAGTCTTCATCGACGCCGACCTCCTTGTCCTCAGGAACATAGATTTCCTCTTCGGAATGCTTGAAATCTCTGCCAGGGGAAACAATGCCACGCTCTTCAACTCGGGGGTGATGGTGATCGAGCCCTGCAATTGCACGTTCGATCTATTGATGGATCACATCGACGAGATTGTTTCCTACAATGGAGGTGACCAAGGGTACTTGAACGAGATGTTCACATGGTGGCACCGGATGCCGAGACGCATGAACTTCTTGAAGCATTTCTGGGAAGGAGACAGCGAGGAGAGCAAAAGGCGGAAGACCGACCTGTTTGGGGCGGACCCTCCCGCTCTATACGTTATCCACTACTTGGGACATAAGCCATGGCTTTGTTTCCGGGACTACGACTGTAACTGGAATGTGGGATTTTATCGGGAATTTGCAAGCGACGCAGCCCACAAGACATGGTGGAAGGTCCATGACTCGATGCCCGGGAATCTACAGAGGTATTGCCTGCTCAGGACGAGGCAGAAGGCCGCCCTCGAGTGGGATCGGAGGCAGGCCGAGATGGCAAACTTCGAGGATGGACATTGGAGGATGGAGATCAATGATGACAGGTTGCGTACATGTGTTGAGAACTTTTGCTCTTGGGAAAGCATGCTGCTGCACTGGGGTGAGCAGAATTGGGCTGACAATTAA